The segment TACTTGCTTTGGCGTGAATAGTTTTTTACGACCAATGTTTACGATGTGCTTTATTCGCTTGTTAAGTGTCTTCACGGTTATTTGATAGGCGTTTGCTACCTGACCTTTGGACATGGTCTTGAATTGGGTACGGTTCATAATTTTTGTTAGGTAAATCTTTAAACGGAAAA is part of the Flexibacter flexilis DSM 6793 genome and harbors:
- a CDS encoding DUF4248 domain-containing protein translates to MNRTQFKTMSKGQVANAYQITVKTLNKRIKHIVNIGRKKLFTPKQVKDIVDELGEFVA